Below is a window of Bacilli bacterium PM5-9 DNA.
TCCATTAGATAAAATCGTTGAATTAAAAAACAACTATGAAGATGTTCATCTAGCTGTTGATGATGCTCATGGTGAAGGTGTTTTTGGAAGTCATGGTCGTGGTTTAGTAAATCACTTTAACCTTGAAGGTAAAGTTGAATTTGAAATTGGAACCCTATCAAAAGCATTTGGTATTGCTGGTGGTTTTGTTGGTGGAAAAAAAGAGCTAATTGATTATTTAAAACAAAAAGCTCGTCCATTCTTATTCTCAACTGGATTAGATAGTGCTATGTGTGGTGCTGGTTTAGTTGTTGTTGATAAAATGACAAAAAGTGATGAAAATGTTAAAAAACTATGGGAAAATGCTAAATATCTTCAAGAGGGACTTAAAGCAAAAGGATTTAATACATGGAAAACAGTTTCTCCTATTACACCTGTAATAGTTGGTGAAGAAGCTAAGGCAACTGATATGACAAAAATGTTATTTGAAAAAAATATCTTAGTTAGTCCTATTATGTTTCCAACAGTAGCTAAGGGATTAGCTCGTATTCGTTTAATGCCAAGTGCTACTCATTCAAAAGATGATTTAGATAAAGCAATAGCAATCATTGAAGAATGTGGTAAAGAATTAGGTATCATTTAACAACAAAAGGGCCCTTGCCCTTTTTTTATTCCAATATTCTCTCT
It encodes the following:
- a CDS encoding glycine C-acetyltransferase (product_source=KO:K00639; cath_funfam=3.40.640.10; cog=COG0156; ko=KO:K00639; pfam=PF00155; superfamily=53383; tigrfam=TIGR01825), yielding MAKLWNRINDELNTRHETKTYNNIKILESPQGAYIKVNGQEYLNMCSNNYLGFANDADVVKGGQECMAKYGAGSGAVRSISGSQQCHIDFEKALAKFKGVEDVILVQSGFQANTAFIPSITTENDAIISDELNHASIIDGVRLAKAKKYVYKHCDMDDLKTQIEKAKSEVSGFVLIITDGVFSMDGDIAPLDKIVELKNNYEDVHLAVDDAHGEGVFGSHGRGLVNHFNLEGKVEFEIGTLSKAFGIAGGFVGGKKELIDYLKQKARPFLFSTGLDSAMCGAGLVVVDKMTKSDENVKKLWENAKYLQEGLKAKGFNTWKTVSPITPVIVGEEAKATDMTKMLFEKNILVSPIMFPTVAKGLARIRLMPSATHSKDDLDKAIAIIEECGKELGII